From the genome of Miscanthus floridulus cultivar M001 chromosome 10, ASM1932011v1, whole genome shotgun sequence, one region includes:
- the LOC136488457 gene encoding uncharacterized protein produces the protein MQNSFMIVLVRSLRKNSEWRNDPDHEFAYDCLTNRVWWEKMELVLKVVGPLFCVLRYADQQQNGTIYGFLPKMIQAYNEITGKIKQIKHGKGDFHKKVAEVISKRLRYILNGTIIHAAAALDPSELYRSNLAKKSSSQFAVTMAIKKLAKSTSEATAVIDQFSRFIEKRGLFGTPEARWSALNGRTSAAEWWGSYGGQYPELQRIARRVVSPCVSSSGCERNWSVFALVHTKVRNRLGYDKLEKLVMMMDLALYDEGNPIMEWLNNSMSESTPILDEYDDSDDDWSTPSNFVIESLHMDDEEIAAFKRKMQLGKKKKRKMQLDEDDECIVDDYDTSSEEHGSPVYAESGDSSSNDEDGDNEVGDGSGGTTAGTDVPGGSGVNHGEPTRLRPRSTRKRKPIVKSIYGL, from the exons ATGCAGAATTCATTTATGATTGTATTAGTAAGGTCGTTGAGGAAGAACAGTGAATGGAGAAATGATCCAGACCATGAATTTGCATATGATTGCTTGACAAATAGGGTGTGGTGGGAAAAGATGGAATTGGTCTTGAAAGTTGTTGGACCACTTTTCTGTGTTCTTCGCTATGCTGATCAACAACAGAATGGTACTATATATGGCTTCCTTCCAAAGATGATACAGGCGTATAATGAGATAACTGgtaaaataaaacaaataaaacatggtAAAGGAGATTTTCATAAGAAGGTAGCTGAAGTGATCAGTAAAAGGCTTCGATATATTCTCAATGGTACAATTATTCATGCAG CTGCTGCACTTGATCCTTCAGAATTGTACAGGTCAAACCTTGCAAAAAAGTCAAGTTCCCAATTTGCTGTAACCAtggcaatcaagaagcttgcaaaGTCAACTTCAGAAGCAACAGCTGTGATTGATCAATTTTCTCGGTTCATTGAAAAGAGAGGGTTATTTGGAACTCCAGAAGCTCGGTGGTCAGCACTAAATGGCAGAACCAGTGCAG CTGAATGGTGGGGTTCTTATGGAGGACAGTATCCAGAATTACAAAGGATTGCAAGGCGCGTTGTCTCGCCAtgcgtatcatcaagtgggtgtGAAAGAAACTGGAGCGTGTTTGCTTTGGTGCATACAAAAGTAAGAAATCGTTTAGGCTATGACAAGCTGGAGAAATTGGT CATGATGATGGATCTTGCTCTTTATGATGAAGGCAACCCAATCATGGAGTGGCTGAACAATTCTATGAGTGAGTCTACACCGATTCTTGATGAATAtgatgatagcgatgatgattggTCAACACCTAGCAACTTCGTCATTGAAAGTTTACACATGGACGATGAAGAGATAGCTGCATTTAAGCGGAAGATGCAATTgggcaagaaaaagaaaaggaagatgcAATTGGATGAAGATGATGAATGTATTGTAGATGACTATGACACTTCTTCAGAAGAACATGGTAGCCCAGTGTATGCCGAGTCAGGGGACAGCAGTTCGAacgatgaagatg GTGATAATGAGGTTGGTGATGGAAGTGGTGGTACTACAGCTGGTACAGATGTACCAGGTGGTTCAG GTGTTAATCATGGGGAACCAACCCGTCTACGGCCAAGATCAACTAGGAAAAGAAAGCCGATTGTCAAGAGCATCTACGGCCTATAA